One part of the Longimicrobiales bacterium genome encodes these proteins:
- a CDS encoding DUF5107 domain-containing protein — MFIARSVPPIALAVLVAALPGSSVWAQDANVGDNAARALISVETRSIETYPFSDPNPVPILASDTRLYPYHRFEGYAHASEARDWTVVHLENEWIEVWVLPEIGGKVWGARVKETGHEFIYRNEVLKFRNIALRGPWTSGGIEFNFGVIGHTPSTASPVDWVTEEHDDGSVAVTVGAMDLPSRTNWRVEVRLPADRAYFETNVLWQNPTTLEQPYYNWMTGAAFAQDDLVMAIPGNAFLEHPGARREWPIDPDGRELPVYDQNRFGGNKSYHVVGELNDYFGGYYLQDDYGFGHWARYDEMPGQKLWLWALSRQGGIWEDLLTDTDGQYVEFQAGRLLVQYSPSEDVNPISQVGFEPGATDRWSETWFPVEQLGGLTDASRDGAMFAEVEGGTLRVRAHAFGRIADTLRITVDGTEVLNEPINFLPLEPVVRDFAVGATFGHAAVIPDHAEIVVELRRLGLIWHSDPRVLALDRPFATDEEAMPNISGTDRAVMAARELVQGRRLEAARELFAGVLEDEPWNRDALLGLADLESRRGRYEEGLAHARRALELDAYDAEANFVAGTLYRALNQHIDAVEAFGWSARSMAFRSISYVQLAELALRVDDVPDAARYAELALDYDRYSLSALEVLAIVGRLSGDAELTGVTKDEILRIDPLHHFVRAETFLDAGGSLQSATGRTMVEALRGEYPGEELLEAGIRYASRGRTDDAVAVLRAAELGHDHLVAGAWAAWLMDAPATLPPEPDVAFHFPYRPESIAVLRWAADTSDYWGWDYLLALNLWARDRAPEAFQIVTSLEAVPDFGAFYVARAALAGLAENRSVSNGVDREADLRRAVELAADERVIRVPLIQLLQAEGRWEDALEVSRTARVAFPGDFDLDLLHAAALVETLSHEDAISVLDDIAVLPSEHSSTSHGIFAVAHTQAGLSALEQGSPEEAAGHFETAMTWPERLGLGRPYEPEERLQRYLLGVALAASGDGTGATAAFEAVVESTRTVASEGGMASRDDLPAILALVALQRRDEVLGFGNRREGAIGQIIASVRRAPAPDGDVVGALQRTLEGAPELFADSEGRLLYRALMLER, encoded by the coding sequence ATGTTTATCGCGCGGAGCGTTCCGCCCATCGCATTGGCGGTCCTCGTGGCTGCTCTCCCCGGCTCATCAGTGTGGGCACAGGACGCCAACGTCGGCGACAACGCCGCGAGAGCATTGATCTCCGTCGAGACCCGCTCCATCGAGACGTACCCCTTCTCGGATCCAAATCCTGTCCCGATCCTTGCGAGCGATACGCGACTGTACCCATACCACCGATTTGAGGGATACGCGCACGCCTCGGAAGCCCGCGACTGGACCGTGGTGCACCTGGAGAACGAGTGGATCGAGGTGTGGGTGCTGCCCGAGATCGGTGGCAAGGTGTGGGGAGCGCGGGTCAAGGAGACTGGACACGAGTTCATCTACCGGAATGAGGTCCTGAAATTCCGGAACATTGCCCTGCGTGGGCCGTGGACCTCTGGGGGCATCGAGTTCAACTTCGGCGTCATCGGCCATACTCCGTCGACCGCATCCCCTGTGGACTGGGTGACGGAGGAGCACGACGACGGCAGTGTTGCTGTGACCGTCGGAGCCATGGATTTGCCATCGCGAACCAACTGGCGCGTCGAAGTGCGACTTCCCGCTGATCGGGCGTACTTCGAGACGAACGTGCTCTGGCAGAACCCCACGACCCTCGAGCAGCCCTACTACAACTGGATGACGGGCGCGGCCTTCGCTCAGGACGACCTCGTCATGGCGATTCCGGGCAACGCTTTTCTAGAGCACCCTGGGGCCCGGCGCGAGTGGCCCATCGATCCAGATGGACGAGAACTGCCGGTCTATGACCAGAACCGTTTCGGCGGAAACAAGTCGTACCACGTCGTCGGCGAGCTCAACGACTATTTCGGGGGCTACTACCTGCAGGACGACTATGGTTTCGGCCATTGGGCACGGTACGACGAGATGCCGGGCCAGAAGCTCTGGCTGTGGGCGCTGTCGAGGCAGGGAGGGATCTGGGAGGACCTGCTCACAGACACGGATGGGCAGTACGTGGAGTTCCAGGCTGGTCGGCTACTCGTTCAGTATTCGCCGAGCGAAGATGTGAATCCGATTTCGCAAGTCGGCTTCGAACCGGGCGCGACGGACCGCTGGAGTGAGACGTGGTTTCCGGTCGAACAACTCGGTGGTCTCACTGATGCGTCTCGCGACGGCGCCATGTTTGCGGAGGTTGAGGGCGGGACCTTGCGCGTTCGTGCCCATGCCTTCGGCAGGATTGCGGATACCCTGCGCATTACGGTCGATGGCACGGAAGTGTTGAATGAGCCGATCAACTTCTTGCCTCTGGAACCCGTTGTCCGTGACTTCGCTGTTGGGGCTACGTTCGGACACGCTGCTGTGATCCCGGACCACGCAGAGATCGTCGTGGAGTTGCGGCGACTTGGACTGATCTGGCACTCAGACCCACGCGTGCTGGCCTTGGACCGGCCCTTCGCGACCGATGAGGAGGCCATGCCGAATATCTCTGGCACAGACCGAGCCGTGATGGCGGCTCGGGAGCTTGTCCAGGGCCGACGACTCGAGGCGGCCCGTGAGTTGTTCGCGGGTGTGCTCGAAGACGAGCCCTGGAATCGGGATGCCCTCCTCGGTCTGGCAGACCTTGAGTCTCGGCGCGGTCGCTATGAAGAGGGACTCGCTCATGCGCGGCGAGCACTCGAGCTCGACGCATATGACGCCGAGGCGAACTTCGTGGCAGGCACTCTGTATCGAGCGCTGAATCAGCACATCGACGCGGTCGAGGCCTTCGGCTGGTCTGCCCGCTCGATGGCGTTCCGGTCAATTTCCTACGTTCAACTCGCCGAGCTGGCGTTGCGCGTCGACGACGTACCTGATGCAGCCCGATACGCGGAACTCGCTCTTGACTACGACCGGTATAGCCTGTCGGCGTTGGAGGTGCTGGCGATCGTCGGACGCCTTTCGGGGGATGCCGAACTGACTGGGGTCACAAAAGACGAGATACTTCGCATCGACCCGCTCCACCACTTTGTCCGTGCCGAGACATTCCTCGATGCTGGTGGAAGTCTTCAAAGTGCGACGGGTCGGACGATGGTGGAGGCTCTCCGCGGCGAGTACCCCGGAGAAGAGCTACTAGAAGCCGGTATCCGGTATGCGAGCCGAGGGCGCACCGACGATGCCGTGGCTGTTCTCCGGGCCGCCGAGCTTGGTCATGACCACCTGGTCGCCGGTGCGTGGGCAGCCTGGCTCATGGACGCACCCGCGACGCTCCCGCCAGAGCCCGACGTGGCATTCCACTTCCCGTATCGTCCCGAATCCATCGCCGTGCTCCGCTGGGCCGCGGACACTTCGGATTATTGGGGGTGGGACTATCTGCTGGCGCTCAACCTGTGGGCTCGGGATCGTGCGCCGGAAGCCTTTCAGATCGTGACGTCTCTCGAGGCTGTGCCGGACTTCGGAGCGTTCTATGTGGCGCGTGCTGCTCTGGCGGGGCTCGCCGAAAATAGGAGTGTATCCAACGGAGTTGATCGAGAAGCGGATCTGCGCCGAGCTGTTGAACTGGCTGCAGATGAGCGGGTGATCCGCGTCCCATTGATTCAGCTTCTACAGGCCGAAGGCCGATGGGAGGATGCTCTCGAGGTGTCGCGCACGGCGCGCGTGGCCTTCCCTGGAGATTTCGATCTTGACCTGCTTCATGCAGCGGCTCTCGTCGAGACCTTGAGCCACGAAGATGCGATCTCAGTTCTCGACGACATTGCTGTTCTTCCGTCCGAGCACTCGAGCACCAGCCATGGGATCTTCGCGGTGGCGCATACTCAAGCGGGTCTTTCCGCGCTCGAGCAGGGCTCTCCAGAGGAGGCTGCCGGTCACTTTGAGACAGCAATGACCTGGCCTGAGAGACTCGGCTTGGGCCGACCGTACGAGCCCGAGGAGAGACTCCAGCGCTACCTCCTCGGTGTAGCACTCGCGGCATCCGGCGACGGGACTGGCGCGACCGCGGCCTTCGAAGCTGTGGTCGAATCGACGCGAACGGTGGCGAGTGAGGGTGGCATGGCATCCCGCGACGACCTCCCGGCGATCCTGGCCCTCGTGGCCCTGCAAAGGCGTGACGAGGTTCTGGGCTTCGGGAACCGGCGGGAAGGCGCGATAGGGCAGATTATCGCTTCTGTGCGGCGTGCCCCAGCCCCCGACGGGGACGTCGTCGGGGCGCTCCAGAGGACGCTGGAGGGTGCGCCTGAACTGTTTGCTGACTCGGAGGGCCGGCTTCTTTACCGTGCGCTCATGCTCGAACGGTAG
- a CDS encoding rhodanese-like domain-containing protein gives MFFRQVFDPDLAQYAYLIGCQRTGEAIVIDPERDIDRYVDIAREEGLRIVAATETHIHADFLTGTLELAEQHGVKLYLSDEGDADWKYNWAKSSNYDVHYLKDNDSFKVGNIRFDLLHTPGHTPEHMSFVVTDLGGGASEPIGIASGDFVFVGALGRPDLLETAAGVAGAREPSARRLFASTKRFLELEDHMQVWPGHGAGSACGKALGAVPQSTVGYERRFNAGLGFEADEQGFVDSILDGQPEPPTYFARMKDMNRNGIPVLGSLPAPKLYTIEELAALGSTEDSVIVDTRRDRDAFMKAHILGALFAPAGINFAMVVGSYVDPSTNIYLIADAADVEASVRTLVRIGYDRIAGFAPVSSLTGSAVASTKTPTIDFSNMATEIDSDQVTVLDVRGSAEYAGSHIPGAIHIAHTRVEPRLSEVPTDKPVFVHCRSGNRASFVAALLERNGYDVTLVDGMYASWPGLSPEIAALV, from the coding sequence ATGTTCTTTCGCCAGGTATTCGATCCCGATCTCGCACAGTACGCCTACCTCATCGGGTGTCAGCGCACCGGAGAGGCGATCGTGATCGACCCCGAACGCGATATCGACCGCTATGTCGACATCGCGCGGGAAGAAGGGCTCCGCATCGTCGCAGCCACGGAGACGCACATCCACGCCGACTTCCTGACCGGTACCCTCGAGCTCGCTGAGCAGCATGGGGTCAAGCTGTATCTGTCCGACGAGGGCGACGCCGACTGGAAGTACAATTGGGCGAAAAGCAGCAACTACGACGTCCACTACCTGAAGGACAACGACAGCTTCAAGGTCGGAAACATCCGGTTCGACCTGTTGCATACGCCCGGACACACGCCCGAGCACATGAGCTTCGTGGTGACCGACCTTGGTGGAGGCGCCAGTGAGCCGATCGGGATCGCATCCGGTGACTTCGTATTCGTTGGTGCCCTCGGGCGCCCCGACCTTCTCGAAACCGCTGCGGGGGTAGCCGGCGCTCGCGAGCCCTCCGCCCGACGCCTCTTCGCGTCTACGAAGCGGTTCCTGGAGCTCGAGGACCATATGCAGGTGTGGCCCGGCCACGGAGCCGGTAGCGCCTGCGGAAAGGCGCTCGGTGCCGTTCCACAGTCCACCGTCGGGTACGAGCGCCGTTTCAACGCGGGGCTAGGTTTCGAGGCGGACGAGCAGGGTTTTGTTGACTCTATCCTCGATGGTCAGCCTGAGCCGCCCACCTACTTTGCGCGCATGAAGGACATGAACCGCAACGGCATTCCAGTCCTCGGATCTCTCCCGGCGCCGAAGCTCTACACGATCGAGGAGCTGGCGGCGCTGGGGTCTACTGAGGACTCCGTCATCGTCGACACCCGCAGGGACCGAGATGCCTTCATGAAGGCGCACATCCTCGGAGCCCTCTTTGCCCCGGCCGGCATCAACTTCGCGATGGTGGTGGGCTCCTATGTCGACCCGTCGACGAATATCTACCTCATCGCTGACGCCGCAGACGTCGAGGCTTCGGTACGCACGCTCGTGCGCATCGGTTACGACCGGATCGCGGGATTTGCACCAGTGAGCAGCCTGACCGGCTCGGCCGTGGCCTCCACCAAGACACCGACGATCGACTTCTCTAACATGGCCACGGAGATCGACAGCGATCAGGTCACGGTGCTGGATGTGCGCGGGTCCGCCGAGTACGCGGGAAGTCATATCCCCGGCGCGATCCACATCGCCCACACACGAGTCGAACCGCGATTGAGCGAAGTGCCGACGGACAAACCAGTCTTCGTCCATTGTCGATCCGGAAACCGGGCGTCATTCGTGGCAGCCCTTCTCGAGCGAAATGGGTACGACGTCACCCTGGTCGACGGGATGTACGCGAGCTGGCCCGGTCTTTCGCCGGAGATCGCCGCGCTGGTCTAG
- a CDS encoding M20/M25/M40 family metallo-hydrolase has product MDHALPSRATFSSWVPWGGRRALRVAVLVSGAWFGASPLALVAQQDAWPVDLEVIANIREEGLQRSQLPNTLSYMTDVLGARLTNSDDMERAQLWVLAEMDRIGLTNTTREPFMDYGVSWDNEYVSLHMLEPDYTPLVGYPIAHTPGTDGKQRLTAIIGDVRTHQDLESYRGKLRGMAVLSSPPPTIDQTRFATGTPRRTEEELRALEEEVIVPPPGPDPYFSRLYPPTPANPDILTAAEKLAFYVSEGAAVVLESSSGWPGAVRGFARPGAKVDQWARDETLNSVPVIAITPENYSRMYRVLARDIPVEVEVEVRNRHGEQVTEAHNTLGEIAGADLADEVVMLGAHLDTWHASPNASDNTSGVAVMLEAMRILKAIGAEPRRTIRIALWSGEEQGLWGSRAYVRENFGDPNDAAVGKRDGYDNFSVYFNQDYGPGQYRGIWLQGNEHVRAPFAAWMAPLEDMGMTTISPQGVGSTDHVPFDDVGLPAFQFLQARVGGTGGHTNLDSFDTIPLDDLRKNAVIMAVFVYHAAMTDKVLPRRGSR; this is encoded by the coding sequence ATGGATCACGCCTTGCCCTCCCGCGCGACTTTTTCCTCATGGGTGCCATGGGGGGGACGCCGTGCGCTGCGCGTAGCAGTGCTCGTCTCAGGGGCATGGTTCGGAGCCTCTCCGCTTGCTCTGGTGGCACAGCAGGATGCCTGGCCGGTCGATCTCGAGGTCATTGCGAACATCCGTGAGGAAGGTCTCCAGCGCTCGCAGTTGCCCAACACGCTCTCGTACATGACGGACGTGCTCGGTGCCCGACTCACGAACTCTGACGACATGGAGCGCGCACAGCTCTGGGTCCTCGCGGAGATGGATCGCATCGGCCTCACGAACACGACGCGAGAGCCGTTCATGGACTACGGCGTGAGCTGGGACAACGAGTACGTCTCTCTTCATATGCTGGAGCCGGATTACACCCCTCTAGTGGGCTACCCGATCGCGCACACGCCGGGCACCGACGGCAAGCAGCGCCTGACCGCGATTATCGGAGACGTGCGGACACACCAAGATCTTGAGAGCTATCGCGGGAAGCTTCGCGGGATGGCCGTGCTGTCGTCCCCACCGCCGACGATCGACCAAACTCGGTTCGCAACAGGAACGCCCCGTCGGACCGAGGAGGAATTGCGAGCTCTCGAGGAAGAAGTGATCGTGCCGCCGCCCGGCCCGGACCCCTACTTCTCACGCCTTTATCCGCCCACGCCTGCGAATCCGGACATATTGACGGCCGCCGAGAAGCTCGCCTTCTACGTTTCCGAGGGCGCAGCGGTCGTTCTGGAGTCGAGCAGCGGATGGCCGGGCGCCGTGCGCGGCTTTGCGCGGCCGGGCGCGAAAGTCGATCAGTGGGCTCGTGACGAAACGCTGAACTCGGTTCCAGTCATCGCAATCACACCCGAGAACTACAGCCGGATGTACCGGGTCCTCGCCCGCGACATCCCAGTCGAGGTCGAGGTCGAGGTACGGAATCGGCACGGGGAGCAGGTAACAGAGGCGCACAACACGCTGGGAGAGATCGCCGGAGCGGACCTCGCCGACGAAGTCGTGATGCTGGGCGCTCATCTCGATACTTGGCACGCCTCACCCAACGCTTCGGACAACACCTCTGGCGTGGCTGTGATGCTCGAAGCAATGCGAATCCTCAAGGCGATTGGGGCGGAGCCGCGCCGAACAATTCGCATCGCGTTGTGGTCCGGCGAAGAACAGGGACTGTGGGGGTCGCGCGCCTACGTGCGCGAAAACTTCGGTGATCCGAACGACGCGGCCGTCGGAAAGCGCGACGGGTACGACAACTTTTCGGTGTACTTCAATCAAGACTATGGCCCGGGGCAGTACCGCGGTATCTGGCTCCAGGGCAATGAGCACGTTCGGGCGCCCTTCGCCGCTTGGATGGCGCCTCTGGAAGACATGGGGATGACGACGATTTCCCCACAGGGCGTGGGGAGCACGGACCACGTGCCATTCGACGACGTCGGGCTACCGGCGTTTCAGTTCCTGCAGGCGCGGGTCGGCGGAACCGGGGGGCACACCAACCTCGATTCGTTCGACACGATTCCACTCGATGACCTGAGGAAGAATGCCGTGATCATGGCGGTGTTCGTCTACCATGCGGCGATGACGGACAAGGTGCTTCCAAGAAGAGGATCCCGCTGA
- a CDS encoding DUF5916 domain-containing protein yields the protein MRLILRNGLVVAGLVLVSLSAVQPVLGQASWDSHQVRATETQTPPFLDGFLQEGEWGRGGLIQGLIQQEPNEGAPATERTEVYMLYDAETLYIGVRAWDSETGGVTATEMRRDSDRILDEDNFQIIFDTFKDSRSGYMFVTNPLGAKLDQQVFNEGEGATRGFGFATSNINRDWDGVWHVAAQSLEDGWVAEIAIPLVTLRFPEAQSQSWGMNLMRNIARKNEQAFWAPITKEFTIHRVSMAGSLEGLSNLDRGLDLRVTPFVTGGGESVLDESVEANDWDGDVGLDMKYGVTSGLNLDLTINTDFAQAEVDDEQVNLTRFPLFFPEKRDFFLENSGQFQVTTATAFNRYADLFFSRRVGLGDDGTNVPIMGGARMTGKIGQNDIAIMDVQTDQAFGSTAENFFVAKYSRKLWSRSRIGALVINKSSSNYFGDIEDAHYNRTYAVDALLTPHPNFTIQGFFSKTETPGITVPDDDPATPWQEDVGFGETGSYVNATWLDTAWRIYGEYADFDNDFNPEVGFLPRAGIRTTKLHLERNPRPNFWGIRVLSPMINYTYTSDQGGFRLANRWHYMLGARFDNGAFLNLSYNNHFDRVQKPFSLGGVFIPAGDYNFGEYKVTFDSNPARRIYYGGVFSPQQFYGGERWDAQAKLGARITDQLSTEASYTRNDVDLPTGDFEVDLASIRIDFAMSPTMSIRSVTQYNSQRDQFGTSARFRWTYRPGSDIYIVYDELQRDPAAPMNDPLADLYYRDRSLIIKATFLMTR from the coding sequence ATGAGGTTGATTCTCCGGAACGGCTTGGTTGTCGCAGGCCTCGTGCTCGTATCGCTCAGCGCGGTTCAGCCAGTTCTTGGCCAAGCCAGCTGGGACTCTCATCAGGTGCGCGCAACCGAGACGCAGACCCCGCCATTCCTCGACGGTTTCCTCCAGGAAGGCGAGTGGGGACGCGGTGGGCTGATCCAGGGTCTCATTCAGCAGGAGCCGAATGAGGGCGCTCCTGCGACAGAGCGCACCGAGGTCTACATGCTCTACGATGCGGAGACCCTCTACATCGGTGTCCGAGCCTGGGACTCAGAGACGGGTGGTGTGACGGCGACGGAAATGCGCCGTGACTCGGACAGGATCCTCGATGAGGACAACTTCCAGATCATCTTCGACACCTTCAAGGATTCTCGTTCGGGCTACATGTTCGTCACCAATCCACTCGGTGCGAAGCTCGATCAGCAGGTATTTAACGAAGGTGAAGGAGCGACACGTGGGTTCGGCTTCGCGACGTCGAACATCAACCGTGACTGGGACGGCGTATGGCACGTTGCGGCGCAGTCGCTGGAAGATGGCTGGGTCGCGGAGATCGCCATTCCGCTGGTCACTCTCCGCTTCCCGGAAGCGCAGTCGCAGAGCTGGGGCATGAATCTCATGCGCAACATCGCCCGGAAAAATGAGCAGGCATTCTGGGCACCGATTACGAAGGAGTTCACGATCCATCGCGTGAGCATGGCCGGGAGCCTCGAGGGACTGAGCAACCTAGATCGCGGACTCGACCTGCGGGTGACGCCGTTCGTCACCGGCGGCGGCGAGAGTGTCCTCGATGAGAGCGTCGAAGCGAACGATTGGGATGGGGATGTCGGGCTCGACATGAAGTACGGAGTGACCTCCGGTCTTAATCTCGACCTCACGATCAACACGGACTTCGCACAGGCCGAGGTCGACGACGAACAGGTAAACCTGACGCGATTCCCGCTGTTCTTCCCAGAGAAGCGAGACTTCTTCCTCGAGAACTCGGGGCAGTTTCAGGTCACCACGGCGACCGCATTCAATCGGTACGCAGACCTCTTCTTCAGCCGTCGAGTCGGCCTCGGAGACGACGGCACCAATGTCCCGATCATGGGCGGCGCGCGGATGACCGGTAAGATCGGTCAGAACGACATCGCAATCATGGACGTTCAGACAGATCAGGCGTTCGGCAGCACGGCTGAGAACTTTTTCGTTGCCAAGTACAGTCGAAAACTCTGGTCGCGCTCACGCATCGGGGCACTCGTGATCAACAAATCGTCCTCGAACTACTTCGGGGACATCGAGGATGCCCACTACAACCGCACCTATGCTGTCGACGCGCTTCTGACGCCGCACCCGAACTTTACGATTCAGGGATTCTTTTCAAAGACAGAAACGCCGGGGATTACGGTCCCGGACGACGATCCGGCGACTCCGTGGCAGGAAGATGTCGGTTTTGGTGAGACCGGGAGCTATGTCAACGCGACGTGGCTCGACACGGCCTGGCGGATCTACGGTGAGTATGCAGACTTCGACAACGATTTCAACCCGGAGGTCGGGTTCCTTCCGCGAGCTGGTATCCGGACTACCAAGCTTCACCTCGAACGGAATCCGCGACCGAATTTCTGGGGCATTCGCGTTCTGTCGCCGATGATCAACTACACCTATACGTCTGATCAGGGAGGCTTTCGTCTCGCCAATCGGTGGCACTACATGCTTGGGGCCCGCTTCGACAACGGTGCTTTTTTGAATTTGTCGTATAACAACCACTTTGACCGCGTGCAGAAGCCCTTCTCTTTGGGTGGGGTCTTCATTCCGGCAGGCGACTACAACTTTGGCGAGTACAAGGTCACGTTCGATTCTAATCCTGCTCGTCGGATCTACTACGGTGGGGTGTTCTCACCGCAGCAGTTCTACGGTGGCGAGCGGTGGGACGCGCAGGCGAAGCTCGGAGCACGAATTACGGATCAGCTCTCAACCGAGGCCTCGTACACAAGAAACGACGTGGATCTGCCTACCGGCGACTTCGAAGTTGATCTCGCCTCGATCCGGATTGACTTCGCGATGTCCCCGACGATGTCGATTCGTTCGGTTACACAGTACAACTCACAGCGTGACCAGTTCGGCACCAGCGCACGGTTCCGTTGGACGTACCGGCCGGGTAGCGACATCTACATCGTCTATGACGAGTTACAGCGCGACCCTGCTGCACCGATGAATGACCCGCTCGCAGATCTGTACTACCGGGATCGCAGCCTGATTATCAAGGCCACGTTCCTGATGACACGTTAG
- a CDS encoding formate--tetrahydrofolate ligase, with protein MRHIDFRADFGVQYIESDTVCRETIVKTDIEIAQEAELRPIQEIAAKIGLGPEDIIPYGHHKAKIPLDVAKERGGEDGRLVLVTGISPTAAGEGKSTVSVGLADAMNLRNRNPVLCLREPSLGPVFGIKGGAAGGGHSQVVPMEEINLHFTGDFHAISSAHALLSAVLDNHLYRPNSLGIDPTQITWPRAIDMNDRALRNVIVGLGGRTGGVPRQDGFVITAASEIMAIFCLADGIDDLKARLDRIIIGTGKDGKPVRAAGLGVSGALAVLLKDAVNPNLVQTLGGTPALIHGGPFANIAHGCNSLSATRVGLSLGDVVVTEAGFGADLGAEKFFDIKCRFGNLRPGAAVIVATVRALKMNGGIAKTDLTPENVEAVQTGFANLRGHIENVRKFGVPPVVALNRFATDSEAEIQVVLDGCAEMGCKAVIADPWGGGGEGCLDLADAVWDVLESDEADYKPLYPLEMSLITKIETIATEIYGAEGVDLTPKAAKDLAALEEAGMGNFPVCMAKTQYSFSDNPTLLGRPTGFRIGVSEVTPSAGAGFVVAKTGNIMTMPGLGVAPSATKVDVTDGIVTGLF; from the coding sequence TTGCGCCACATAGACTTCCGCGCCGACTTTGGCGTCCAGTACATCGAATCCGACACCGTTTGCAGGGAGACCATCGTCAAAACCGATATCGAGATCGCACAGGAAGCTGAACTCCGTCCCATCCAGGAGATCGCTGCGAAGATCGGGCTCGGCCCCGAAGACATCATCCCCTACGGCCATCACAAGGCGAAGATCCCCCTAGACGTAGCGAAGGAACGGGGCGGAGAAGACGGTCGGCTCGTGTTGGTAACGGGCATCAGCCCAACTGCGGCGGGCGAGGGAAAGTCGACGGTCTCAGTCGGTCTCGCCGATGCGATGAACCTGCGAAATCGCAATCCGGTGCTCTGCCTGCGTGAGCCGAGTCTCGGTCCGGTCTTCGGTATCAAGGGAGGCGCAGCTGGCGGCGGCCACAGCCAGGTCGTGCCCATGGAGGAGATCAATCTCCACTTCACGGGTGACTTCCACGCGATCAGCTCGGCCCACGCCCTGCTGTCAGCGGTCCTCGACAACCACCTGTATCGGCCGAACTCGCTTGGCATCGACCCGACACAGATCACCTGGCCTCGCGCCATCGACATGAATGACCGCGCGCTTCGCAACGTCATTGTCGGTCTCGGCGGCCGGACCGGCGGAGTCCCTCGGCAAGACGGCTTCGTGATCACCGCGGCGTCCGAAATCATGGCGATCTTCTGCCTCGCGGACGGAATCGATGATCTCAAGGCCCGACTCGACCGGATCATCATCGGAACCGGCAAAGACGGGAAACCTGTCCGCGCTGCAGGCTTGGGCGTGTCTGGGGCATTGGCCGTACTGCTCAAAGATGCGGTCAATCCCAACCTCGTACAAACGCTCGGCGGCACGCCCGCACTCATTCACGGCGGCCCATTCGCGAACATTGCGCACGGCTGCAATTCGCTGTCCGCGACACGCGTCGGACTCTCGCTGGGAGACGTAGTAGTCACGGAGGCCGGCTTCGGAGCCGACTTGGGTGCGGAGAAATTCTTCGACATCAAGTGCCGCTTCGGTAATCTGCGTCCAGGTGCAGCCGTCATCGTCGCCACCGTGCGCGCTTTGAAAATGAACGGCGGCATAGCCAAGACCGATCTCACGCCTGAGAACGTCGAGGCAGTGCAGACAGGCTTCGCGAACCTCCGCGGTCACATCGAGAACGTTCGGAAGTTCGGCGTGCCGCCCGTGGTCGCACTGAATCGATTCGCGACCGACAGCGAAGCCGAAATCCAGGTCGTTCTCGATGGATGCGCCGAAATGGGCTGCAAGGCCGTAATCGCAGACCCGTGGGGCGGTGGTGGCGAAGGCTGCCTCGACCTGGCCGACGCGGTCTGGGACGTCCTCGAAAGTGACGAGGCTGACTACAAGCCTCTGTATCCCCTGGAGATGAGCCTCATCACGAAGATCGAAACGATCGCCACGGAGATTTACGGTGCAGAGGGCGTCGATCTGACACCCAAAGCCGCCAAGGATCTCGCGGCACTCGAGGAAGCAGGGATGGGCAACTTTCCGGTCTGTATGGCGAAGACGCAGTACTCCTTCTCCGATAACCCGACGCTTCTCGGACGACCGACCGGATTCCGGATTGGTGTCAGCGAAGTCACGCCGTCCGCGGGTGCCGGATTCGTGGTGGCGAAGACGGGGAACATCATGACGATGCCGGGCCTTGGCGTGGCGCCGTCAGCGACGAAGGTGGACGTTACCGACGGCATAGTGACGGGACTCTTCTAA